From Methanobacterium congolense, one genomic window encodes:
- a CDS encoding DUF3792 family protein produces the protein MRFHPAISITLGVIISLILYLISISVFGVIGWVGAFQAIQGASWFGTFLLIISYTLGGFIATYFTKEKKIQYALYDGIFILLIFGILTVPNSSLDVITSLLLLFSYGTLLLLLAVMGGMFGQMVDEKFKGFSPILAIIAGSIAGYSCLVLLSLLTGQAPDSYSLDLVNIAVGVISFVIGGFLSVFLAKEKKIQNGIYAGLTILAIIIGVGLIQMLTGHWPVYIHMVTFVGYVISAVIGAYLGIKQPKIKKEK, from the coding sequence ATGAGGTTTCATCCGGCCATATCTATAACTTTAGGAGTTATTATTTCACTCATATTGTATTTAATTTCAATTTCTGTTTTTGGAGTAATTGGATGGGTTGGTGCATTTCAAGCTATTCAAGGAGCTTCATGGTTTGGGACATTTTTATTAATTATTTCATATACACTTGGAGGTTTTATAGCTACTTATTTCACTAAAGAAAAGAAAATACAATATGCATTATATGATGGAATATTTATTTTACTTATATTTGGTATATTGACAGTACCTAATTCATCTTTAGATGTAATTACATCCCTATTATTATTGTTTAGTTATGGTACACTGCTTCTTTTACTTGCTGTAATGGGCGGTATGTTTGGTCAAATGGTTGATGAAAAATTTAAGGGGTTTAGTCCTATACTAGCTATTATTGCTGGATCAATCGCAGGATATTCCTGTCTTGTTTTATTAAGTTTGCTTACAGGCCAGGCTCCAGATTCTTACTCGTTGGATCTAGTTAATATTGCAGTGGGAGTGATTTCTTTTGTAATTGGAGGTTTTTTATCCGTATTTTTGGCTAAAGAAAAAAAGATACAAAATGGAATTTATGCAGGATTAACTATATTGGCAATTATAATAGGAGTTGGCCTAATACAAATGTTGACAGGTCATTGGCCTGTTTACATTCATATGGTTACATTTGTCGGATATGTTA
- a CDS encoding LPXTG cell wall anchor domain-containing protein, whose amino-acid sequence MKTGSMMIIIGCISIVMGLPSFLLYGELSPDIFLILGGILLIIIGVFRNKGYFNKNYYMAIFSVIALWGLTLLYIFLFRTNEYLGDTDFFYILVGLFILLMISFGGAYIRRRKKLDL is encoded by the coding sequence ATGAAAACAGGTTCAATGATGATTATAATTGGTTGTATTTCAATAGTTATGGGATTACCCTCATTTTTATTATATGGTGAATTGTCACCTGACATATTTCTTATATTAGGAGGGATACTCTTGATTATAATTGGAGTATTTAGGAACAAGGGTTATTTTAATAAAAATTATTATATGGCTATTTTTAGTGTAATTGCGCTGTGGGGATTAACGTTACTTTATATTTTCTTATTTAGAACCAATGAATATTTAGGAGATACGGATTTTTTTTATATTCTAGTTGGACTTTTTATATTGCTCATGATTAGTTTTGGTGGAGCTTATATTCGTAGACGTAAAAAGCTTGATTTATAA
- a CDS encoding DUF5518 domain-containing protein produces the protein MNWRSVVIGVIIAVVLTIILSMIAGSLGGLIGFILAAIYVGSTVGENYRNGAIHGAIVTFLAGIIVGVIIVILSGALKLELKFSIYLSMGLLILIETMVNSIFGAIGGIIGVFIRGTISPKENSKIIISKIIIIFGCIGIVMGLPSFLLYGELSPDIFLILGGIILILMGVYNNKGYFNKNYYMANFSVIALWGLILLYIFLFKTSEYLMDRNMFYIQTGILVVFMIMFTNGYIRRRRDVHRRKELDL, from the coding sequence ATGAATTGGAGAAGTGTAGTAATTGGTGTAATTATAGCAGTGGTACTTACTATTATCTTATCAATGATTGCTGGATCATTAGGTGGTTTAATTGGATTTATTCTAGCAGCAATATATGTAGGTTCTACAGTTGGTGAAAATTACAGAAATGGTGCTATCCACGGTGCGATTGTAACTTTTCTTGCAGGAATAATCGTTGGGGTAATAATCGTAATTCTTAGTGGAGCCCTTAAATTAGAACTTAAATTTTCAATATATCTCTCAATGGGATTACTTATATTAATTGAGACAATGGTAAATAGTATTTTTGGGGCAATTGGTGGTATCATAGGAGTCTTTATCAGAGGAACAATATCCCCAAAAGAAAATTCAAAAATCATAATTTCAAAAATCATAATTATATTTGGTTGTATTGGGATAGTTATGGGATTACCCTCATTTTTATTATATGGTGAATTGTCACCTGACATATTTCTTATATTAGGAGGGATAATCTTGATTCTAATGGGAGTATATAATAACAAGGGTTATTTTAATAAAAATTATTATATGGCTAATTTTAGTGTAATTGCACTATGGGGATTAATATTACTTTATATTTTCTTATTTAAAACTAGTGAATATTTAATGGATAGGAACATGTTTTATATTCAAACTGGCATTTTAGTAGTTTTCATGATCATGTTTACTAATGGTTATATTCGTAGACGTAGAGATGTTCATAGACGTAAAGAGCTTGATTTATAA
- the lysA gene encoding diaminopimelate decarboxylase, with translation MQFDLKTNEKGNLSIGGEDALELAQRYKTPLYVIDENKIRENYRRLYKAFSQYYKDFKMFYACKANTNLAVMRILEEEGSGIDAVSPGEIYTSLLAGFDPSRILYTGNNVTDEELEFALSSGVRLNVDSISQLKRLSKIPGSEGLEISFRVNPMVGAGHHDHCITGGPLSKFGIMEEEAVDVYKMAQDMGFKPVGIHSHIGSGILDPEPFMLAVRTLMDIAGRVHEGAGVEFDFIDFGGGIGIPYTPEESKLDINVFAKKITDLFKDKLNEYSLGKPTMCIEPGRYIVGDASVLLTQVNSIKQSYRKFAGVDAGFNTLLRPTMYDSYHHIVVADKPYAETTQKIDIAGDVCESGDLFARDRPMPEIEEGDVLAILNAGAYSFSMSSQYNSRPRPAEVLVKDGESEVVRERETFADLFNKQNVPVRLLK, from the coding sequence ATGCAATTTGATCTTAAAACTAATGAAAAAGGAAATCTGAGTATTGGCGGGGAGGATGCATTGGAACTTGCTCAGAGATATAAAACTCCCCTTTACGTCATAGACGAAAATAAAATACGTGAAAACTACAGAAGGCTTTACAAAGCTTTTTCGCAGTACTATAAAGATTTTAAGATGTTCTACGCATGCAAGGCCAACACCAACCTTGCGGTTATGAGGATACTTGAGGAAGAGGGAAGTGGAATAGATGCTGTGTCCCCTGGTGAGATATACACATCACTCCTTGCAGGATTCGACCCTTCAAGAATTCTTTACACTGGAAATAACGTTACAGATGAAGAACTTGAATTTGCACTATCATCTGGAGTGAGGTTGAACGTAGACTCCATTTCACAGCTGAAACGCCTTTCAAAAATTCCAGGTTCTGAGGGACTTGAAATATCCTTCAGGGTGAACCCAATGGTGGGTGCAGGGCACCACGACCACTGTATAACTGGTGGTCCTCTGAGTAAATTTGGAATAATGGAAGAGGAAGCTGTTGATGTCTACAAAATGGCTCAAGACATGGGTTTCAAACCAGTTGGTATACACAGCCACATAGGCTCAGGAATACTCGACCCGGAACCGTTCATGCTGGCAGTTAGAACACTTATGGACATTGCTGGAAGGGTTCACGAGGGTGCAGGTGTTGAATTTGATTTTATAGACTTTGGAGGAGGTATAGGAATACCATACACTCCAGAGGAGAGTAAGTTAGACATAAACGTCTTTGCAAAGAAAATAACAGACCTGTTCAAGGACAAATTGAATGAGTACAGCCTTGGAAAACCAACTATGTGCATAGAACCTGGTCGTTACATAGTTGGAGATGCATCAGTGCTCTTAACACAGGTTAACAGTATAAAACAGAGTTACAGAAAATTTGCAGGTGTTGATGCTGGATTCAACACACTCCTCAGGCCCACCATGTACGACTCCTACCACCACATCGTTGTTGCAGACAAACCCTATGCAGAGACAACCCAGAAAATAGATATTGCAGGGGATGTCTGTGAATCAGGCGATTTGTTTGCACGGGACAGGCCAATGCCAGAAATTGAAGAAGGAGACGTACTTGCAATCTTAAACGCTGGTGCCTACTCATTCTCAATGTCATCACAGTACAACAGCAGACCAAGACCTGCAGAGGTGCTTGTCAAGGATGGAGAATCTGAGGTTGTCAGGGAAAGAGAAACCTTCGCAGACTTATTCAACAAACAAAACGTTCCTGTGAGGCTTCTTAAATGA
- the dapF gene encoding diaminopimelate epimerase has product MIEDIKIDDNMENDKLIIFSKMHGLGNDYVVVDESKEEIIPEYKKPVFVEEVCRRGFSVGADGVIFVAPATVEEADIRFRIFNADGSEAEMCGNGIRCFVKFVYENSIVTEETMMVETLGGLKEVDLNVRNCQVVSSTVDMGFATFNTDEIPMKPNISETGEFLEEELNVAGEKMKMSAVSVGNPHAVIFTEDVEAVDLDFVGPIIENHDAFPQRTNVHFVKILNRNEIEMLTWERGAGFTFACGTGATSCALVGYKLGKLDEEVLVHLPGGDLLILVQEVDGKLKAFMEGEAKLVFDGVMDFEF; this is encoded by the coding sequence ATGATAGAAGATATAAAGATTGATGATAACATGGAAAACGATAAACTGATAATATTTTCAAAGATGCACGGACTTGGAAACGACTACGTTGTAGTGGACGAGTCAAAAGAGGAAATAATTCCAGAGTACAAGAAACCTGTATTCGTTGAAGAGGTTTGCAGGCGAGGATTTTCAGTTGGAGCAGACGGCGTCATATTCGTTGCCCCTGCAACCGTTGAAGAGGCAGACATACGCTTCAGAATATTCAACGCTGATGGAAGCGAAGCTGAAATGTGTGGAAATGGAATAAGGTGCTTCGTGAAATTCGTCTACGAAAACAGCATCGTGACAGAGGAGACCATGATGGTTGAAACCCTGGGAGGTCTTAAAGAGGTTGATTTAAACGTCAGAAACTGCCAGGTTGTATCTTCAACCGTTGATATGGGATTTGCAACCTTCAACACAGATGAAATACCAATGAAACCTAATATAAGTGAAACAGGTGAATTTTTAGAAGAGGAGCTCAACGTTGCTGGGGAGAAGATGAAGATGAGTGCTGTGAGTGTTGGAAACCCGCATGCAGTCATATTCACCGAGGATGTTGAAGCAGTGGACCTTGACTTCGTAGGTCCAATAATTGAAAATCATGATGCATTTCCACAGCGAACCAACGTTCACTTCGTTAAAATATTGAACAGAAACGAGATAGAGATGTTAACCTGGGAGAGAGGTGCTGGATTCACCTTCGCATGTGGTACAGGTGCAACATCATGTGCACTCGTTGGTTACAAACTCGGAAAGCTTGATGAAGAGGTTCTGGTCCATCTTCCAGGTGGAGACCTTTTAATACTCGTCCAGGAAGTGGATGGAAAATTAAAGGCTTTCATGGAAGGAGAAGCCAAGCTCGTGTTCGATGGAGTCATGGACTTCGAGTTTTAA
- a CDS encoding DEAD/DEAH box helicase produces the protein MERWIQHSLIKPDKIEARLYQQVLAAGVLKKGNTMIVAPTALGKTVIAALVAAERLKKFPESKVLVLAPSKPLVIQHEESFNEFLKVTSASLTGAVNPKERIKRWNESQIVCATPQTVESDVISGRYSLKNVSLLVFDECHRGVGSYSYVYLADKYAKEGENKLTLGLTASPGWNDEKIKEVCENLFIKDVVIKTEEDTDVEPYFNPVEVKWIKVDLKPELKEIKSHMENALKARLKTLKRMGIIRSISNVSKRDVLIAQGKAQRRIGNSVKPPKKCFLAVSLLTAVINILHSIELLETQSVSTLHSYFRRFKKKKTKAAKSLMNDPEFYTAMELTEKAFQEDIEHPKLEKLIKILEKELKNSDSKVIVFSQFRDTVNNIYDKCLEKNINAVKFFGQASRDSEKGLTQKKQKEIIKDFRRGVYDVLISTSVAEEGIDIPSVDLVVLYEPVPSEIRMIQRRGRTGRKNKGKMIILITKGTRDESYYWSSINKEKKMKKQLSTSYRNEDISFKDMKDNFVGVFKESSGDSEADNNSKTEVKDENNLNSIQKENDSGIVASELGSKDDVFKPVIYADSREGNSSVLRELDKLDVEIKVKGLAVADYQVSDDVAIERKTVKDFISSIMDKRLHKQAKELVENFKKPVMIIEGDNIYSGFVHPNAVRGALASIAVDFRIPILPTRSEADTAAMITRIALREQGQERKAVQIRTEKKPVTTWEQQLYIVESLPNIGPVTARKLLEEFKTVKNIVNADEEELKKVEGIGNKIAKDIVSVVGSGFKTINGKKVYLKDQSQISAGKEDWNRDMLLN, from the coding sequence ATGGAAAGATGGATCCAGCACTCTTTGATAAAGCCTGATAAAATTGAGGCAAGGTTGTATCAGCAGGTTCTGGCTGCAGGCGTGCTTAAAAAGGGAAACACAATGATCGTGGCCCCAACAGCCCTCGGTAAAACTGTTATTGCTGCACTGGTTGCTGCAGAAAGGCTTAAAAAGTTTCCAGAGTCCAAGGTTCTGGTACTGGCACCTTCAAAGCCCCTGGTTATACAGCACGAGGAGAGCTTCAATGAATTTCTGAAGGTAACTTCGGCATCTTTAACAGGAGCTGTGAATCCAAAAGAAAGGATTAAACGTTGGAATGAGTCTCAGATAGTATGTGCAACTCCCCAGACAGTTGAATCAGATGTTATATCTGGAAGGTACTCTCTGAAGAACGTTTCACTCCTTGTTTTTGATGAATGTCATCGTGGTGTTGGTTCCTACTCGTACGTTTACCTGGCTGATAAGTATGCTAAAGAGGGTGAGAACAAGCTCACCCTGGGACTTACAGCATCTCCAGGATGGAACGATGAAAAGATAAAAGAAGTATGTGAAAATCTGTTCATAAAGGATGTTGTGATTAAAACTGAGGAAGATACTGATGTGGAACCCTACTTCAACCCTGTGGAGGTTAAATGGATCAAGGTGGATCTGAAACCAGAGCTGAAGGAGATCAAATCCCACATGGAGAACGCTCTGAAGGCTCGTTTGAAAACCCTCAAACGAATGGGAATAATCAGGTCAATATCAAACGTCAGTAAAAGGGATGTTCTTATAGCCCAGGGAAAGGCGCAGAGAAGAATAGGAAACAGTGTTAAACCTCCTAAAAAATGTTTCCTTGCAGTTTCTCTTTTAACAGCAGTTATAAACATATTACATTCCATTGAACTCCTAGAAACCCAGAGCGTTAGCACACTGCACAGCTACTTCAGGCGTTTCAAGAAGAAGAAAACCAAGGCAGCAAAGAGCCTGATGAACGATCCTGAATTTTACACTGCAATGGAACTCACGGAAAAAGCATTTCAAGAAGATATAGAACATCCTAAGCTTGAAAAACTCATCAAAATACTTGAAAAAGAGCTTAAAAATTCTGATTCAAAGGTCATTGTGTTCAGTCAGTTCAGGGACACTGTGAACAACATCTACGACAAATGCCTTGAAAAGAATATAAATGCCGTTAAATTCTTTGGACAGGCATCACGAGACAGTGAAAAGGGTTTGACCCAGAAGAAACAGAAGGAAATAATAAAGGATTTCAGACGGGGCGTCTACGATGTTCTTATATCCACCAGCGTTGCTGAGGAGGGTATAGACATTCCCTCCGTTGATCTGGTTGTGCTCTACGAGCCTGTTCCATCTGAGATAAGGATGATACAGCGCCGTGGAAGAACAGGTAGAAAGAACAAAGGAAAGATGATCATCTTAATAACCAAGGGGACAAGGGATGAATCTTACTACTGGTCCAGCATCAACAAGGAGAAGAAGATGAAAAAGCAGCTCTCAACGAGTTACAGAAATGAGGATATCTCCTTCAAGGATATGAAGGACAACTTCGTTGGGGTTTTTAAAGAATCATCAGGCGATTCTGAAGCTGATAATAATTCAAAGACTGAAGTGAAGGATGAGAATAATCTGAATTCAATTCAGAAGGAAAATGATTCTGGTATAGTTGCTTCAGAACTTGGTTCAAAGGATGATGTTTTCAAACCAGTTATATATGCAGATTCTAGAGAAGGTAATTCCTCTGTTTTAAGGGAACTTGATAAATTGGATGTTGAAATAAAGGTTAAAGGACTTGCAGTTGCTGATTATCAGGTCAGTGATGATGTTGCAATTGAAAGAAAAACTGTTAAAGATTTCATAAGTTCCATAATGGATAAAAGACTCCATAAACAGGCAAAGGAGTTGGTTGAAAACTTCAAAAAACCTGTGATGATCATTGAGGGTGACAACATTTACTCAGGATTCGTGCATCCGAATGCTGTTAGAGGTGCCCTTGCATCCATAGCAGTGGACTTTAGAATTCCAATCTTACCAACACGTTCTGAGGCAGACACTGCTGCAATGATAACAAGAATTGCATTGAGGGAACAGGGCCAGGAAAGAAAGGCCGTGCAGATAAGAACTGAAAAGAAACCTGTGACAACGTGGGAGCAGCAGCTTTATATAGTTGAATCCCTGCCTAATATAGGCCCTGTAACTGCGAGAAAACTTCTTGAAGAATTTAAAACCGTTAAAAATATCGTAAACGCAGATGAAGAGGAACTCAAAAAAGTGGAGGGTATTGGAAATAAAATAGCTAAGGATATAGTTTCAGTGGTTGGTTCAGGTTTTAAAACGATTAATGGAAAAAAGGTTTACCTTAAGGATCAAAGTCAGATCAGTGCGGGAAAAGAAGATTGGAACAGAGATATGCTGTTAAACTAA
- a CDS encoding tRNA (adenine-N1)-methyltransferase produces the protein MRILVDERDKKYMVEDKEFHSDFGVIKAEDISSSKAGDVLKTHLGKEFKVMEPNINDYIDLMERKCSIILQKDIGMVVAFTGLGNGCKVVDAGTGAGATAMHFANVVGPEGSVVSYEVREDFAEIAKRNVEGFGLKNLEVKCGDITEGIAEDTLDLVFLDLPKPWEVADHAMESLRSGGYVAAYTPYMEQFQTFSRILKKVGFSEVKVLECIVREIEVKAKGTRPKTRMAGHTGYLTFGRKL, from the coding sequence TTGCGTATTTTAGTTGATGAAAGGGATAAGAAGTATATGGTTGAGGATAAGGAGTTTCATTCAGACTTTGGAGTCATTAAAGCGGAGGACATAAGCTCAAGTAAAGCTGGAGATGTGTTAAAAACACATCTTGGAAAGGAATTCAAAGTTATGGAACCGAACATCAATGACTACATCGATCTCATGGAAAGAAAATGTTCAATAATCCTTCAAAAGGATATTGGAATGGTTGTGGCATTCACAGGACTTGGAAATGGATGTAAAGTTGTTGATGCGGGTACTGGAGCTGGAGCCACTGCAATGCACTTCGCCAATGTTGTGGGGCCTGAAGGTAGTGTGGTAAGCTATGAGGTGCGTGAAGACTTTGCAGAGATTGCAAAACGGAACGTTGAAGGATTTGGATTGAAGAACCTTGAAGTTAAATGTGGAGACATTACTGAGGGTATTGCTGAAGATACACTGGATCTTGTTTTTCTAGACCTTCCCAAACCATGGGAGGTTGCAGATCATGCCATGGAATCCCTTAGAAGTGGAGGTTACGTTGCAGCTTACACACCTTACATGGAACAGTTTCAGACCTTCAGTAGAATCCTTAAAAAAGTAGGATTTTCAGAAGTGAAGGTCTTAGAATGTATTGTGAGAGAAATAGAAGTTAAAGCTAAGGGAACCCGACCAAAAACTCGTATGGCAGGACATACAGGTTATTTAACATTTGGAAGAAAGTTGTGA
- the pyrB gene encoding aspartate carbamoyltransferase codes for MGFDQENIISIRDFSIDDVEYILKLAEKMEPIARSEKASNILAGKILGMLFYEPSTRTRLSFETSMKRLGGSTVGFAEAGVSSVTKGENLNDTVKIVSEYVDAIVIRHNMEGAARYVSDIVDVPVINAGDGAGQHPSQTLLDLYTMKRILGQIEDLNVSLIGDLKYGRTVHSLVYALAMFGVNMNFVSPPELRMPQGILHDLSKMGVSVKETTDIKDVINRSDVLYVTRIQKERFPDPEEYSRIKGAYTLDLKLLEGTETIVMHPLPRIDEISHDVDNSVYGKYFQQAFYGVPVRMAILQTMIKGF; via the coding sequence ATGGGCTTCGATCAGGAAAATATCATTTCAATAAGAGATTTCAGTATAGATGATGTTGAGTATATCCTCAAATTGGCAGAGAAAATGGAACCTATTGCAAGGTCAGAGAAAGCTTCAAATATTCTTGCAGGAAAGATACTTGGAATGTTATTTTATGAGCCATCAACAAGAACCCGGCTTTCATTTGAAACATCCATGAAAAGACTTGGGGGAAGTACGGTTGGATTTGCAGAGGCAGGTGTGAGTTCAGTTACCAAGGGCGAAAATCTGAATGACACAGTTAAAATAGTGTCGGAGTACGTTGATGCAATTGTCATAAGACACAACATGGAAGGTGCAGCCAGGTACGTTTCAGATATCGTTGATGTACCTGTTATAAATGCTGGAGACGGGGCAGGGCAGCATCCAAGCCAAACACTTCTGGACCTTTACACTATGAAGAGAATACTTGGACAGATAGAAGATCTTAACGTTTCACTCATAGGAGACCTTAAATATGGTAGAACCGTTCATTCACTTGTTTATGCACTTGCAATGTTTGGAGTGAATATGAACTTTGTTTCTCCACCAGAACTCAGAATGCCACAGGGTATACTGCATGATCTAAGTAAAATGGGAGTTTCAGTTAAGGAAACAACAGATATCAAAGATGTTATTAACAGGTCAGATGTTCTTTACGTTACAAGGATACAAAAAGAAAGATTCCCAGACCCTGAAGAGTACTCTAGAATAAAAGGAGCTTACACATTAGATTTAAAGCTTCTTGAAGGAACAGAAACCATAGTCATGCATCCCCTGCCAAGGATCGATGAAATATCCCATGACGTTGATAACAGTGTATATGGCAAGTACTTTCAGCAGGCTTTTTATGGAGTACCAGTACGTATGGCTATCCTTCAAACAATGATAAAAGGTTTCTAA
- a CDS encoding orc1/cdc6 family replication initiation protein: MNIFEELGEKKTVFKCKKFLDHRFLPDKLPHREEQIKSVAKYWVEALGNVTPPDVTIYGKTGTGKTAVAKFARKQLEEISKNKNVNVRVEYIRCTDYTTEYQVIARLCQQMGQDVPYRGWTKAEVINAFRNLFKKNVFGKDLILIIILDEIDILLKNDGDGLLYTLTRTENVSIASISNFVDFKQFIKPRVRSSLRDREIVFPPYNAQQLVDILKERSQLSFKDNVLHEDVIPLCAALAAKEEGDARYALDLLRTSGELADEKGSETVLESYVREAKDHIEHNKVTDIVMTLPSQQQKVLESIIYLTKRKEEITSGRLYDVYKEISKGDSVSYRRIFDFINELEMLGLISTKTISRGRGKGRTNIIDLQCEMSLLEDAIWS; the protein is encoded by the coding sequence ATGAATATTTTTGAAGAATTAGGTGAAAAGAAAACGGTTTTTAAATGCAAAAAATTTCTTGATCACCGTTTTTTACCTGATAAACTCCCTCACAGGGAAGAACAAATAAAATCAGTTGCAAAATATTGGGTTGAAGCTTTAGGCAACGTAACTCCTCCTGATGTTACTATATACGGTAAAACAGGAACTGGTAAAACTGCAGTTGCAAAATTCGCTCGAAAGCAGCTTGAAGAAATCTCAAAGAACAAAAACGTTAACGTGAGGGTTGAATACATCCGATGCACAGATTATACAACTGAATATCAAGTTATCGCTCGTTTATGTCAACAAATGGGGCAAGATGTCCCCTACAGAGGCTGGACTAAAGCTGAAGTTATAAATGCTTTCAGAAATCTCTTCAAAAAGAATGTTTTCGGCAAAGACCTTATACTCATTATAATACTTGATGAAATTGATATTCTTCTTAAAAATGATGGTGATGGTCTTCTTTATACTTTAACAAGAACTGAAAATGTTTCAATTGCATCCATAAGCAACTTCGTTGATTTTAAGCAGTTCATAAAACCCCGGGTCCGAAGCAGCCTGAGGGATCGTGAAATTGTTTTTCCACCCTACAATGCACAACAACTAGTTGATATATTAAAAGAAAGATCACAGCTTTCATTTAAGGATAATGTTCTCCACGAAGATGTTATACCTCTCTGCGCAGCTCTCGCAGCTAAAGAGGAAGGTGACGCAAGGTACGCATTGGATCTTCTCAGGACCTCTGGAGAACTGGCAGATGAAAAAGGCTCTGAAACAGTTCTTGAAAGTTATGTTAGGGAAGCAAAGGACCACATAGAACATAACAAAGTTACAGATATTGTAATGACCCTTCCAAGTCAACAACAAAAGGTTCTGGAATCCATAATCTACCTCACCAAACGGAAGGAAGAAATAACATCTGGAAGGCTCTATGATGTTTACAAAGAAATATCTAAGGGCGATTCTGTTTCCTACAGGCGTATATTTGATTTCATAAATGAACTGGAAATGCTTGGTCTAATATCCACTAAAACAATTTCAAGGGGACGTGGAAAGGGAAGGACCAACATAATCGATCTGCAGTGTGAGATGTCATTACTTGAAGATGCAATCTGGAGTTAA
- a CDS encoding cobalamin biosynthesis protein: MDPTSLIPIIIIAVVIDLLIGELPLKIHPVVLMGKCIDMFKHLKNEHPTFNTKLSGAIFTLTLVLMFSGIFILLLYVFSFNSLLLILVSAILLSTTFSINLLLSSAANVKSDLNLDIVKARKSLSYLVSRDTSQLSHENIVSAVIETLTENITDSIVSPLFYTFIFGVVGGVAYRVVNTLDAMVGYKNPENIKIGWFPAKFDDFLNYIPARITGIFVTLAALLLGLDWRNAYRIMRRDARKTPSPNSGYSMAAAAGALGIKLEKIGSYELGDELNPLIPEKIGEAIVLTKLTTALFITFASIVFGILVTTIPIFI, from the coding sequence ATGGATCCAACATCATTAATTCCAATAATTATAATTGCAGTTGTAATAGATCTGCTAATTGGTGAATTACCCTTAAAAATTCATCCTGTTGTTTTAATGGGTAAATGTATCGACATGTTTAAACATCTCAAGAATGAACATCCTACATTCAACACCAAACTTTCTGGTGCAATTTTTACACTTACTTTGGTCCTAATGTTCTCAGGGATATTTATCCTTCTTTTATACGTTTTCAGCTTCAATTCTCTCTTGTTGATACTGGTTTCAGCGATTCTACTTTCAACAACTTTTTCAATAAATCTTTTGTTGAGTTCAGCTGCAAATGTAAAATCAGATCTAAACCTTGATATTGTTAAAGCCAGGAAATCTCTGTCTTATCTAGTTAGTAGGGATACATCTCAACTTTCACATGAAAATATTGTTTCAGCTGTTATTGAAACCTTAACTGAGAACATAACAGACTCCATAGTTTCACCACTTTTCTATACATTTATCTTTGGTGTTGTGGGTGGAGTTGCCTACAGAGTTGTGAACACTCTTGATGCTATGGTTGGTTATAAAAATCCTGAAAACATTAAAATAGGTTGGTTTCCAGCAAAATTCGATGATTTTTTGAATTACATACCCGCAAGAATCACTGGAATTTTTGTTACACTTGCAGCCCTACTCTTAGGGCTTGACTGGAGAAACGCCTATAGAATTATGAGAAGGGATGCTAGAAAAACTCCCAGTCCCAATTCCGGATATTCCATGGCTGCAGCTGCAGGAGCTTTAGGTATAAAACTTGAAAAAATAGGTTCATATGAACTTGGGGATGAATTAAATCCTTTAATTCCTGAAAAAATAGGTGAAGCAATTGTATTAACTAAATTAACCACAGCCCTCTTTATAACCTTTGCTTCAATTGTATTTGGAATTTTAGTAACAACAATCCCAATCTTCATTTGA